A region from the Trueperaceae bacterium genome encodes:
- a CDS encoding ABC transporter substrate-binding protein yields the protein MLHRRLLLIAAAVLTLIGSASAAGTLNYPIKADPEHLDAWRSTTTATRQILVNVLEGLTTFDGNSGDIIPALAESWDISDDGLTYTFHLRHGVLFHAAPGVTYADREMKADDVLWSLQRFLTEDTSISEHPEYVSAVSGSDAVLAGETDEWAGFEIVDDYTVALTLSTPNHRFLADLVNAYVVPKEALDALGSDLSNKPVGTGAFMFDRWTRDDQLVLKANPDYWDGRPSLDGVTFWNVPDDTTGLLMYRQGDLDVLVSFPDGQLQSIKNEFAADYHEGAGLNVAYWGFKMTEPPFGDNVKLRQAFNYAIDRDLLWNVLMEGARVPGNLGVLPPDMPAANVQGYAYDLEKAKELLAEAGYPNGEGLEPITLFYYGSSSDAPNIAVQDMLAQIGVQINLQKEDNSTYWSHVGEPDVKLFLSGWSSDFLDPSEVFDFLFAHGRDDTKYDVPEVNALLDAARAESDPVAREAIYLQAHELIMADAPWIVSGYSKVSYLVKPNIENFQVSAAGTYRSPLWTIEKK from the coding sequence ACCACGACCGCCACGCGCCAGATCCTGGTCAACGTGCTCGAAGGCCTCACGACGTTCGACGGCAACAGCGGCGACATCATCCCGGCGCTCGCCGAGTCGTGGGACATCTCCGACGACGGTCTGACCTACACGTTCCACCTCCGTCACGGAGTCCTCTTCCACGCCGCCCCCGGCGTGACCTACGCCGACCGCGAGATGAAGGCCGACGACGTCCTGTGGTCGCTCCAGCGCTTCCTCACGGAAGACACGTCGATCTCGGAGCACCCCGAGTACGTGTCGGCCGTGAGCGGCTCCGACGCGGTCCTGGCCGGCGAGACCGACGAGTGGGCCGGCTTCGAGATCGTGGACGACTACACGGTCGCCCTCACGCTCAGCACCCCCAACCACCGCTTCCTCGCCGACCTCGTCAACGCTTACGTGGTCCCCAAGGAAGCGCTCGACGCGCTCGGCTCCGACCTCTCCAACAAGCCCGTCGGCACGGGCGCCTTCATGTTCGACCGCTGGACGCGCGACGACCAGCTCGTCCTCAAGGCCAACCCCGACTACTGGGACGGCCGCCCCAGCCTCGACGGCGTGACGTTCTGGAACGTGCCGGACGACACGACCGGCCTGCTCATGTACCGCCAGGGCGACCTCGACGTCCTCGTGAGCTTCCCCGACGGCCAGCTCCAGTCGATCAAGAACGAGTTCGCCGCCGACTACCATGAGGGCGCCGGCCTGAACGTGGCCTACTGGGGCTTCAAGATGACGGAGCCGCCGTTCGGCGACAACGTCAAGCTGCGGCAAGCCTTCAACTACGCCATCGACCGCGACCTCCTCTGGAACGTCCTGATGGAAGGCGCCCGCGTGCCGGGCAACCTCGGCGTCCTCCCGCCCGACATGCCGGCCGCGAACGTCCAGGGCTACGCGTACGACCTCGAGAAGGCCAAGGAGCTCCTCGCCGAGGCCGGCTACCCGAACGGCGAAGGCCTCGAGCCGATCACCCTCTTCTACTACGGCTCGTCCTCCGACGCCCCCAACATCGCGGTCCAGGACATGCTCGCCCAGATCGGCGTGCAGATCAACCTGCAGAAGGAAGACAACAGCACGTACTGGTCGCACGTCGGCGAGCCCGACGTCAAGCTCTTCCTCTCCGGCTGGAGCTCCGACTTCCTCGATCCGAGCGAGGTCTTCGACTTCCTCTTCGCGCACGGTCGCGACGACACGAAGTACGACGTCCCCGAGGTGAACGCCCTCCTCGACGCCGCCAGGGCCGAGAGCGACCCCGTGGCGCGCGAGGCCATCTACCTGCAGGCGCACGAGCTGATCATGGCCGACGCCCCGTGGATCGTCTCCGGCTACTCCAAGGTCTCGTACCTGGTGAAGCCGAACATCGAGAACTTCCAGGTCTCCGCGGCCGGCACCTACCGTTCGCCGCTCTGGACCATCGAGAAGAAGTAA
- a CDS encoding ABC transporter permease — MFQYVLRRGLWAIPTLLGVFTIIFLLTYLMPGDPVRAVMGEQYKRADPATIERVRDSLGLNDPWIVQYGRFLVKTASGDLGKSFVLDEQVTGIIGYRFPRTLQLMSAALVVAILIGIPSGILAARYQYTWIDHTLMLIALLGVAMPVFWQAVLAKIFLTQDTYGIALFPVAGYGGGSPLYLVLPALVLGTQLSATIARVMRSSLLEERRKDYSRTARSKGLGEPGVIFRHELRNAMIPVVTIIGLDVGYLLGGSVVTETVFNWPGLGRAVVTAISRRDAPVIIGTLVFGALLFVAVNIVVDIFYAVINPQIRYA, encoded by the coding sequence ATGTTCCAGTACGTTCTTCGCCGTGGCCTGTGGGCGATCCCCACGCTCCTCGGCGTCTTCACGATCATCTTCCTGCTGACGTACCTCATGCCCGGCGACCCTGTCAGGGCCGTGATGGGCGAGCAGTACAAGCGTGCCGACCCGGCGACCATCGAGCGGGTGCGCGACTCGCTCGGGCTCAACGACCCCTGGATCGTTCAGTACGGCCGCTTCCTCGTCAAGACGGCGAGCGGCGACCTCGGCAAGAGCTTCGTGCTCGACGAGCAGGTGACGGGCATCATCGGTTACCGCTTCCCCCGAACCCTGCAGCTCATGTCGGCCGCCCTCGTCGTCGCGATCCTCATCGGCATCCCTTCCGGTATCCTGGCCGCGCGCTACCAGTACACGTGGATCGATCACACCCTCATGCTGATCGCGCTGCTCGGCGTGGCCATGCCCGTGTTCTGGCAGGCGGTCCTCGCCAAGATCTTCCTGACGCAGGACACCTACGGCATCGCGCTCTTCCCGGTCGCCGGCTACGGCGGCGGGAGCCCGCTCTACCTCGTCCTGCCCGCCCTCGTGCTCGGCACGCAGCTCTCCGCGACGATCGCGCGCGTCATGCGCTCCTCGCTCCTCGAGGAGCGGCGCAAGGACTACTCGCGCACGGCCCGCTCGAAGGGCTTGGGTGAGCCGGGCGTCATCTTCAGGCACGAGTTGCGCAACGCCATGATCCCCGTCGTGACCATCATCGGTCTCGACGTCGGCTATCTTCTCGGCGGTTCCGTCGTGACGGAGACCGTCTTCAACTGGCCGGGCCTCGGCCGCGCCGTCGTCACGGCGATCTCGCGCCGCGACGCCCCCGTCATCATCGGCACCCTCGTGTTCGGGGCGCTGCTCTTCGTGGCGGTCAACATCGTCGTCGATATCTTCTACGCGGTCATCAACCCGCAGATCCGGTACGCATGA